Proteins co-encoded in one Ziziphus jujuba cultivar Dongzao chromosome 9, ASM3175591v1 genomic window:
- the LOC125419551 gene encoding pentatricopeptide repeat-containing protein At4g16390, chloroplastic-like: MENVVLHQKATSGSIPVAPELHSFDGNLRYTKLVRLAEALNSCNSTKDDVANVLEDLGDRIVEQDAVVVLNNMVNPKNALLALKFFQSKLKPKREVILYNVTLKVFRKCKDLDRAEKLFDEMLERGVKPDNVTFSTMIRYARMSSFPDKAVEWFEKMPTFGCDPDDVTYSAMIDAYGRAGNVDMAFSLYDRAGTEKWCIDPVTFSTLIKIHGQSGNFDGCLNVYEE; encoded by the coding sequence ATGGAAAACGTGGTTCTTCATCAAAAAGCTACATCTGGGTCAATCCCAGTAGCCCCAGAGCTTCATAGCTTCGACGGAAATCTTCGGTATACCAAACTAGTCAGGTTAGCTGAAGCTTTGAATTCTTGTAATTCCACTAAAGATGATGTTGCGAATGTTTTGGAGGATTTAGGTGATAGAATAGTAGAACAAGATGCTGTGGTTGTTCTCAATAATATGGTTAATCCTAAAAATGCATTGCTTGCTCTTAAGTTCTTTCAAAGTAAATTGAAACCTAAGAGGGAAGTAATTCTTTACAACGTAACGTTGAAGGTGTTTAGGAAATGTAAGGACTTGGATAGAGCAGAGAagctgtttgatgaaatgcttgaGAGAGGTGTTAAACCTGATAATGTTACCTTTTCAACTATGATTAGGTATGCTAGGATGTCATCTTTCCCTGATAAGGCTGTTGAGTGGTTTGAGAAAATGCCCACTTTTGGATGTGATCCAGATGATGTTACCTACTCGGCAATGATTGATGCTTATGGTCGTGCTGGTAATGTTGATATGGCTTTCAGCTTGTATGATCGTGCTGGAACAGAGAAATGGTGCATTGATCCGGTGACATTCTCTACTTTGATTAAAATTCATGGGCAGTCAGGGAATTTCGACGGGTGTTTGAATGTCTATGAGGAGTGA
- the LOC107427376 gene encoding heterodimeric geranylgeranyl pyrophosphate synthase small subunit, chloroplastic, with protein sequence MVFSLLSSSPHFYFPRKPTNLILPIRCSAAYSAASSSSSSSSPSPPVSTTTSGSSVQFDLKTYWTTLIAEINQKLDEAIPIRYPERIYEAMRYSVLDVGAKRAPPVMCVAACELFGGNRLAAFPTACALEMVHAASLIHDDLPCMDDDPSRRGKPSNHTIFGVDMAILAGDALFPLGFRHIVSHTPSDLVPEPRLLRVIAEIARAVGSTGMAAGQFLDLEGGPNSIEYVQEKKFGEMGELSAVCGGLLAGAEDDEVERLRRYGRAVGVLYQVVDDIIEEKSKREEDSERKGKGKNYARLYGIEKAMKVAEELRTKAKKELDGFEEYGETAVPLYSFVDYAVDRGFSVAKSS encoded by the exons ATGGTGTTTTCTCTGTTATCATCCTCGCCCCATTTTTATTTCCCAAGAAAACCCACAAACCTCATCCTCCCAATTCGATGTTCTGCTGCTTATtctgctgcttcttcttcttcttcttcttcgtctcctTCTCCTCCGGTTTCGACCACCACATCGGGGTCTTCGGTTCAGTTCGATTTGAAAACCTATTGGACCACCCTGATTGCGGAGATCAATCAGAAGCTCGACGAAGCGATCCCGATTCGGTATCCTGAGCGGATCTATGAGGCCATGCGGTATTCTGTCCTCGACGTGGGAGCCAAGCGTGCCCCGCCGGTCATGTGCGTCGCTGCTTGCGAGCTTTTTGGAGGAAACCGCCTAGCCGCTTTCCCAACCGCATGTGCACTCGAAATG GTACATGCAGCTTCATTGATACATGATGATCTTCCCTGTATGGACGATGACCCTTCTCGCCGTGGCAAGCCCTCCAACCACACAATCTTCGGTGTTGACATGGCCATTCTTGCCGGTGACGCACTCTTCCCATTGGGATTTCGCCACATTGTCTCTCACACACCTTCCGACTTAGTGCCAGAGCCGCGCCTTCTCCGTGTAATCGCTGAGATTGCTCGTGCAGTTGGCTCAACTGGGATGGCTGCAGGACAGTTTCTTGACCTGGAAGGCGGCCCCAACTCCATCGAATACGTGCAAGAAAAGAAGTTTGGAGAAATGGGTGAATTGTCCGCAGTTTGTGGAGGACTACTAGCCGGAGCTGAAGACGATGAGGTAGAGAGGTTGAGGAGGTATGGTAGAGCTGTTGGGGTATTGTATCAAGTGGTTGATGATATTATTGAAGAGAAGTCAAAGAGGGAAGAAGATAGTGAGAGGAAGGGAAAGGGGAAGAACTATGCAAGATTGTATGGGATTGAGAAGGCAATGAAGGTAGCAGAGGAGCTTAGAACAAAGGCTAAGAAGGAATTGGATGGGTTTGAGGAGTATGGAGAAACTGCTGTACCACTTTATAGCTTTGTGGATTATGCTGTTGATAGAGGTTTCAGTGTTGCAAAATCCAGTTGA
- the LOC107427409 gene encoding F-box/LRR-repeat protein 10 isoform X1, with the protein MTEKNDDGHGVESLDFLPSTLLETIMTKLDVSSICSVAITCRTFKSCVSNILSFIPNFHLLEIAPSVDLLRPLLPENPYLRSLKVDCGKLDDSAIEILLRPSLRELCLVNCSDFSGKLLSEIGSMCNNLRSLCLGSVAEKRGRAIHISDLEELLSGCTQLEALVLMFDVSLFLRHNFARVWALASKKLTSLEIGYISSVMVTELLSPNLGFNQSPNHIQSSILPSIQKLCLSVDYITDAMVSTISKGLMYLSHLDLRDAPIIEPRVTFDLTNAGLQLINQHGKLKHLSLVRSQEFLFTYFRRVNDLGLLLMADKCANMESIYLGGFCRVTDTGFKTILHSCSKLYKLRVSHGTQLTDLVFHDISATSLSLLHVSLRWCNLITNYAVANLASNKDLKVLDLRHCRNLGDDALRAIRNLPKLKILLLDGSDISDAGLAYLRPRVIRSLVSLSVRGCKKLTDKGLSALFDGSSITELRELDLSNLPNLSDNGVLLLAKSRIPIFELRMRQCPLIGDTSIMALASMQVDEDRWHGNSLRLLDLYNCGGITQLSFRWLKKPYFPRLRWLGVTGCVNRDMVDALARSRPFLHVACHGEELGSEQWDSSDGLFTHDYDEVDELEQWLLEGEGESDDEEMVDAEDNAELLQ; encoded by the exons atgacggAGAAAAACGATGATGGTCATGGTGTTGAGAGCCTGGATTTCCTGCCCTCGACTCTACTGGAAACCATCATGACGAAGCTCGATGTCTCATCAATCTGCTCCGTCGCCATCACTTGCAGAACTTTCAAGTCCTGCGTTTCCAATATTCTCTCTTTCATCCCCAATTTCCACCTCCTT GAAATTGCACCTTCGGTGGATTTGTTGCGGCCTCTACTGCCGGAAAATCCATATCTGAGGAGCCTAAAGGTAGACTGTGGTAAGCTTGATGATTCAGCGATTGAGATTTTGCTAAGGCCTTCTTTGCGAGAGCTTTGTCTTGTCAATTGCTCGGATTTTAGCGGGAAGTTGCTCTCTGAGATTGGAAGCATGTGCAATAATCTAAG GTCTCTGTGCTTGGGATCGGTGGCTGAAAAAAGAGGACGGGCAATTCACATTTCTGATTTGGAGGAGTTACTCAGTGGTTGTACTCAGTTAGAA GCACTCGTCCTCATGTTTGACGTCTCATTATTTCTTCGTCATAATTTTGCTCGAGTTTGGGCTTTGGCATCAAAAAAGCTAACTTCTCTTGAGATTGGCTACATCTCATCTGTAATGGTGACTGAACTGCTTAGCCCAAATTTAGGATTTAATCAATCGCCAAACCATATTCAATCTTCCATATTGCCAAGCATTCAGAAATTGTGCCTTTCAGTTGACTATATAACTGATGCCATGGTGAGTACGATTTCTAAAGGTCTTATGTACTTGAGTCACTTGGATCTTCGAGATGCACCTATCATCGAACCAAGAGTTACATTTGACCTTACAAATGCTGGCCTTCAACTAATTAATCAGCATGGAAAATTGAAGCATCTGTCATTGGTCCGTAGCCAGGAATTCCTCTTTACCTATTTTAGAAGAGTAAATGATCTAGGCCTCCTCCTAATGGCTGATAAGTGTGCAAACATGGAAAGCATATATCTTGGTGGCTTCTGCCGTGTTACAGACACAGGTTTCAAAACGATCTTGCATTCATGTTCCAAATTATATAAGCTTAGAGTGTCTCATGGAACCCAATTAACTGATTTGGTTTTCCATGATATTTCTGCAACATCCCTCTCTCTACTACATGTCAGCTTGAGATGGTGTAATCTGATAACCAACTATGCAGTTGCCAATTTGGCATCTAATAAGGACCTTAAAgttcttgatttgagacattgtAGAAACCTTGGGGATGACGCTCTCCGAGCCATAAGGAATCTCCCAAAGTTGAAGATCTTACTATTGGATGGCTCTGATATAAGTGATGCAGGACTGGCTTACTTAAGGCCTAGGGTTATACGGTCACTAGTTTCATTGTCTGTTAGAGGATGCAAAAAACTAACAGATAAAGGCCTCTCTGCACTTTTCGATGGCTCCTCCATAACAGAGTTGCGAGAATTGGACCTATCGAATCTTCCTAATCTCTCTGACAATGGAGTCCTATTACTGGCAAAAAGTAGGATACCAATTTTTGAATTACGAATGCGACAATGCCCACTCATAGGCGACACGTCAATCATGGCATTAGCCTCGATGCAGGTTGACGAGGACCGGTGGCATGGTAATAGCCTGCGGTTGTTGGATCTATATAACTGTGGTGGCATAACACAGCTTTCCTTCCGGTGGTTAAAGAAACCATACTTTCCAAGGTTGAGATGGTTGGGAGTGACAGGGTGTGTAAATAGAGACATGGTTGATGCTTTAGCTCGGAGTAGACCATTCTTGCATGTGGCATGCCATGGTGAGGAGCTGGGGTCTGAGCAATGGGATAGCTCTGACGGGTTGTTTACGCATGACTATGATGAAGTGGATGAGCTTGAACAGTGGCTTCTAGAAGGAGAGGGTGAGAGTGATGATGAAGAGATGGTGGATGCAGAAGATAATGCAGAACTCTTGCAGTAA
- the LOC107427409 gene encoding F-box/LRR-repeat protein 10 isoform X2 translates to MFDVSLFLRHNFARVWALASKKLTSLEIGYISSVMVTELLSPNLGFNQSPNHIQSSILPSIQKLCLSVDYITDAMVSTISKGLMYLSHLDLRDAPIIEPRVTFDLTNAGLQLINQHGKLKHLSLVRSQEFLFTYFRRVNDLGLLLMADKCANMESIYLGGFCRVTDTGFKTILHSCSKLYKLRVSHGTQLTDLVFHDISATSLSLLHVSLRWCNLITNYAVANLASNKDLKVLDLRHCRNLGDDALRAIRNLPKLKILLLDGSDISDAGLAYLRPRVIRSLVSLSVRGCKKLTDKGLSALFDGSSITELRELDLSNLPNLSDNGVLLLAKSRIPIFELRMRQCPLIGDTSIMALASMQVDEDRWHGNSLRLLDLYNCGGITQLSFRWLKKPYFPRLRWLGVTGCVNRDMVDALARSRPFLHVACHGEELGSEQWDSSDGLFTHDYDEVDELEQWLLEGEGESDDEEMVDAEDNAELLQ, encoded by the coding sequence ATGTTTGACGTCTCATTATTTCTTCGTCATAATTTTGCTCGAGTTTGGGCTTTGGCATCAAAAAAGCTAACTTCTCTTGAGATTGGCTACATCTCATCTGTAATGGTGACTGAACTGCTTAGCCCAAATTTAGGATTTAATCAATCGCCAAACCATATTCAATCTTCCATATTGCCAAGCATTCAGAAATTGTGCCTTTCAGTTGACTATATAACTGATGCCATGGTGAGTACGATTTCTAAAGGTCTTATGTACTTGAGTCACTTGGATCTTCGAGATGCACCTATCATCGAACCAAGAGTTACATTTGACCTTACAAATGCTGGCCTTCAACTAATTAATCAGCATGGAAAATTGAAGCATCTGTCATTGGTCCGTAGCCAGGAATTCCTCTTTACCTATTTTAGAAGAGTAAATGATCTAGGCCTCCTCCTAATGGCTGATAAGTGTGCAAACATGGAAAGCATATATCTTGGTGGCTTCTGCCGTGTTACAGACACAGGTTTCAAAACGATCTTGCATTCATGTTCCAAATTATATAAGCTTAGAGTGTCTCATGGAACCCAATTAACTGATTTGGTTTTCCATGATATTTCTGCAACATCCCTCTCTCTACTACATGTCAGCTTGAGATGGTGTAATCTGATAACCAACTATGCAGTTGCCAATTTGGCATCTAATAAGGACCTTAAAgttcttgatttgagacattgtAGAAACCTTGGGGATGACGCTCTCCGAGCCATAAGGAATCTCCCAAAGTTGAAGATCTTACTATTGGATGGCTCTGATATAAGTGATGCAGGACTGGCTTACTTAAGGCCTAGGGTTATACGGTCACTAGTTTCATTGTCTGTTAGAGGATGCAAAAAACTAACAGATAAAGGCCTCTCTGCACTTTTCGATGGCTCCTCCATAACAGAGTTGCGAGAATTGGACCTATCGAATCTTCCTAATCTCTCTGACAATGGAGTCCTATTACTGGCAAAAAGTAGGATACCAATTTTTGAATTACGAATGCGACAATGCCCACTCATAGGCGACACGTCAATCATGGCATTAGCCTCGATGCAGGTTGACGAGGACCGGTGGCATGGTAATAGCCTGCGGTTGTTGGATCTATATAACTGTGGTGGCATAACACAGCTTTCCTTCCGGTGGTTAAAGAAACCATACTTTCCAAGGTTGAGATGGTTGGGAGTGACAGGGTGTGTAAATAGAGACATGGTTGATGCTTTAGCTCGGAGTAGACCATTCTTGCATGTGGCATGCCATGGTGAGGAGCTGGGGTCTGAGCAATGGGATAGCTCTGACGGGTTGTTTACGCATGACTATGATGAAGTGGATGAGCTTGAACAGTGGCTTCTAGAAGGAGAGGGTGAGAGTGATGATGAAGAGATGGTGGATGCAGAAGATAATGCAGAACTCTTGCAGTAA